A segment of the Elaeis guineensis isolate ETL-2024a chromosome 6, EG11, whole genome shotgun sequence genome:
CTGCACCAGAAAGCAAAACTGTAATCTGCAGCATTGAGTTATACTGTAGTAGCTAAGCAGATCTAgaaagtttttaaatatttgaaatagAAATAATTTAGTAAAGGAAactagaaaataagaaaaaactaACACAAGGTGGAAGAGGAGGAGAACAGGTGCAGGGATCCATATCCAGGGCTTAGGCTTATCCACACCATTTGGGAACCTGTATCACATCTCATTCATGCACAACTGAGTGCAGTAAACCTTAAGTGAGGCAGTCAGGGTCTGGATTGCATATACACTGCCTTTTTAAAACATTGCTCAAAAGCAAGAACTTACATTGGCTGGTTGTCTTCATAATAATCTTCAAATGCAACAAAATCACTATATATATGTGGAAGTAAAACATGTGTAGCACTGTGGTATGTACTGGTGTGATAAATGAAGCCATTGTGCAAGTTGCCCATGCAGTGTAGAAGAATCAGGTGGGCACAAAAAAAAGTTGGTGAAAGTTTTAGCGTTCTTCAGATGAGACAACATGGTATGAAATTCTGTACTGGAACATCTTGCCATTGGATAATGACAAACTAGAATTTGGGTTTGATGTGCTTTTAGAGTGTTTCTTCTGAGAGAACTAGCTGTCAGATTCCTGAAAGGAAATGCAACAAGATTAATAACTAACTGACTACCCTACATCACTTCTCTAGGGAAGGCTTTATGAGTAATGTTGcataatttcttttcttttgtggtTATATTTTTCCTTTCTAGCTTCATCAAGCAAGATGGTAACCGATAGTAATTATTTATAAGAATTAATTCGTTCTTCAAAGTGGGATCATTTAAGGTTATAAGGACATTAGGTGTAATTTGAAGGGAAAACAATTGGAATTTGTAGAATGTGTAATGTAATGAATTCTATCTACTTGCATTTTTCTCATGAAGAGTTCCGGTCTGTACTAATAaagtatgaatatttaatttgttgAAATATATTTGACAGCATTTGGGCCTTTTTTGTTATGTGTGTCAGGACCCAGCAGTTCGTGGTAAAGCAGCTGGACAATCAAATTATGGTGGAGGTCCATTCTACACAACAGTAAGTTTGTCATAACCATCTGCCCTGTATCACCCTTTTGATTGAATGAGAAAATGCAGAAGTCTCTTAGCATGCATGAACCTGTCAACCCAGCACCCAGGAAGTGTTCCTCCGGCTTCAAATTCCAGGCTCTCACCACTTCCTCCAGAACCTGCTGATTTCTACAGTGATCGCAGTGCAACAGTTGACATTCCTCTTGATACATCAACAAAGGTAAGTGGAAATTTTAGGTCAAGACTAAGAATTGGTCTATTTACAGATACATGTTAGATCCATCATGCTAAGCATGGTACCTTAACAATTGAGAAGGTTGGctaggcacttgatcaaccattcTTGTATACAGCATTTGGTTCTATAATCATGGCATCAGCAACTCAAATTTATGTGTGTATATATTTTATGTGCTAGTGGGCTTTTGGAGTTTATCATATGTTTCCTTTCTATTTTCATGTAGGAtctaaagaaaaaggaaaaggaacttCAAGCCAAGGAGGCCGAGTTAAATAAGAGAGAAAAGGTAAATTCCAACTTAAATTCTGATAAGCTAAAGTGTTGCTGATGACATTGAAACTCCATTTAAGCTCTATCCTGTATGTAGTTCTGTTGTGcctcttaattttttcttttgtgttgCAAACAGAAGACAAGGCATTTGCATGTAATCTATAAACAATACCATTTTTTCTAATTTGTCGCTCTTAATGAATTATATATACTTCatgcaaccctagaagaagtgcAAAGGCTGTATTCCTTGATGAATCTTATATTGAAGCTTCTATTATCTAGGTAGTTTTAGGGTTGATAAGGTGATATAAGCCTCATTGGCTTTGAGTTAAAAAACTGATTGACAATACATGTTTGAAGATGAAAAAATAGGGATTTTCATTAACAGAAAATATTTGAAATATGGTGGTGTTTGTAGATACGTTTTACTTGTTTATTAAGTATCTTGAAATAAATGTACTAGTTAGTACATTTTCCATTCAACATATTTGCAATGGAGTAAGTAAATTATAAAATCCATGAGAAAGTCTAAGCAAATATACATGATGTTAACCTCAGCTGCTGCCAAAAGCAGTCTTGATTTTAATCATTTGTCTCTTTATACAGTCTATGAGAATGTCTGAAGACTCTGAACCTTCTTTTGATATATTCCTGTGAGGGTTAAGATGTTTTTGTGTGAGAAACatctcaaactttcaagttcttcAACTTCCCTCGAAACTTTTAATGTATGGAAAGCAGTAAATCAAGTGATTTGGATTGTTGATAGATCTTACATTGGCAGAACTATAGAACTCTGCTGATTTCTTTTTAATTCTTTCACTGCTATGTAAAGTTGGTTGAGGAAAAGTAGAAAACTATATTATGTCAATCTAAAACATAGTTGTCACTGAATTTGTGAAGTCTGTTGTAGGAATGTGGACAACTGAATAATGTCATTCCAAAACATTGTTATTACTGAATTTCAGCAAAATGGTAAGTTATTGTGTATTGAAATTATTTCACTTGTTTATATATGTATTTCTATAAAATGAACCTTACTCTACATATATAGTCATGATATTGTTGAATTCTGCCCTTGTATGATTTCTTCTAAGGGCAAACAGGTAAttgaagtatattttttttttccgcaTGATATAAGCAGGTTGCGTAGATGATTATACATGTCAAGTTGTATGTGTATGGAAGAAGAATTGAAAGAAGATTTGTTTCTTTGTTTTATTATTTGCATCTGCTGGATTAAATTGCTGGTCTGCATGATGTCTAGAATGTTTTCTGTCAATAAGAGAGAACCATTATGCTCATCATTTTATCAATTTGTACCATGTAGGAACTAAAACGGCGGGAAGAGGCTGCAGCGCGGGGTAATATTTTATTGTTTTCTTAACTAATGTGGTAGACTGATATGGATCATTTTTGTGTATCTTATTCGGCTATTcccccttttttatttgatcagtAAAATTCTTTTGGTTATTGAGAAGCTAAAGTAGATTGATTCTCATGGTAGCCAAAGTGACTTATTTCTTCTGTTCTTGCAGCTGGCATTGTTATCGAGGAGAAAAACTGGCCACCTTTCTTTCCCATTATTCATCATGATATTGCAAATGAGATACCCATCCACCTGCAGAGACTGCAGTATTTTGCATTTGCATCATTGTTAGGTAATATTTCATTCATGGATTATATCCTTTCttatgtttcttttttttcttttccttttcttggaGGGCAGAGGGGAATGTTGAGACTACCTGCTTGGTTtacttaataaaaaaaaagttgaactttaattttattttttttggtattgtCATATGCCTCTGAAACTTTGGTCTGGAAGGGTGGAAACTTCTAGTTAATCATCCTGGCATGAAGTTAATTTTTATATTCTGATCTTTATGAAGCAATTCTGAAGCCCATGTGCAGTGCTAAGTTGCATATTGAGCTTGTTACACTGCTAGAACTACCATATAAATCTTTTATGGCATGTTCGGTgttgccttaaaaaaaaaaatagtagttTTGTAACTTTTAAAGTGAAAATGTGCATTGTAGAAAAATGTGTTTGGTAACAGCATCTGTACATTGCTTGTACAAGAAGAAAAAGTGAAAAACATTGCTTTTAGGAGGAGCTAGAAAACCAAGTTTCTAGCTTCTCCTTTTGTGAGAAGAACCTTTTAAAAAAGGATGAGCAACACCAAACGTGTCCTTAGAAGCATCACTCATCACTTCTTATATTCTTCTTGGCCATAGATCTTGTTGTTCAATAAGTCAATTTGTTGGTGATATGAGCATCCAAgattccatcaaaaaataaagGGCATCAAAGatgtctaattttttatttatacccATGCTTCAGATTGAGGGATTGGGTGGGTTTGGATCTTCAGATATTCACAGATGGAGCAAGGTGGCTGGTGCAGAGTGTGGTTGGGGTGCTTTTCAGGGATTTGGTTAGGTCAACATGGAGAAGATAGAGAGGAAAGTAGATAATGAGGAATAGATAACTGGTGTTATGGTTTTATATGCAAAATTCAGTTAAGGCAAATAAAATGATTTTTAGCATACTtttatgaatgaaaattttaaatagttccaAATGATGCATGATATGCATAACCTGGACGTAATGATATTCAACTTTGGAATGAAAATATTTGCTACTTGTATGTTGTGCAGGATTGACTATCTGCCTTTTTTGGAATATTATAGCAGTTACAACAGCTTGGATTAAGGGGCAAGGTATGTTTGAAGAGTTTGGCCATGGCCATTATGTGTCTGATGAATTACCTGCTGCAATGTGGAGAGGATGTCATTATTATTAAAAGAAGCTAATTTTGGTTGTGTAATTTCTAGGTGTAAAGATCTGGTTGCTTGCCATCATCTACTTTATCTCTGGTGTCCCAGGAGCATATGTTTTATGGTATCGGCCCCTTTATCGTGCCATGAGGTATTATCCTTTTGTAATGCCAGTTTCAGAAGTTTTTAACCTTTCATGTGATGTATCAAGACTTCTTAGATATTATAGATTTATGAACATCTATGCTCACATGGCATTTACACATCTTATAGGACTGATAGTGCTTTGAGGTTTGGATGGTTTTTCCTGTTTTACCTGGTAAGTTTTTCTTTGCTTTATTGTATTGTAAAGTGGTCCTGATTTCTCATGTGTTCATTAGTAAAAGCTTAGTGTAGATGCCTTACTTATTGTTCCTTTAATTTGCAACAGCTTCACATAGGTTTCTGCATCTTTTCAGCTGTGGCTCCTCCAATTATATTCAAGGGGAAATCTTTGACGTAAGTTCCTCTAATTGCTAAtgcttggagaaaaaaaaaagtgaaagtaTTTTTAATTGGAAGTTTGGAACTATAATCAAATTCTTGTTGCTACAATTCTTCTCCTTTAATATATTATAGTTATGACATGTTCAGATAATTGGGCAAATTATGTTAGCTCACTCAAAACACTGGAATTCATACTTTACAGTCTCACTTCAGATTACGCCCCTTGTGTTCTGTAAGTTTTACTTATCTTAGGCAAATGATTATGGAAATTGAGAGAATACATGGTTGACAACAATCAATGAGACATGGAATATGATTGTTGAATTTGTACTTGAAATGAGAGTTCTATCAATCTAATATGTATGTGTAAAGCAAATTCTCATGACCAACCATCAGATTTTCAATGCACTCTCACATGGTCTTGAATGAGAAAGAAAACCTGAATGCTCTTGATGCTATAGATTTCTATCTCATGTGCATGCCAATAGGAACTTTTCATGAGATCATAAATTGATCTTGCATGAAATGATAACGTAAGTTTTCTCATAGTGAGATTGTTAACTAACTGAGGCGTCATTGGACTGCTAATGAAGTCAGGTTCTTTGGCTTCCAATATTCAACCAAAATAGAGAGATGGGTGGACTCCATCAGTAGCTGTGCAATAACAGCCATTTATGGAATGTTTGCATGCATTGAAGCTTCTCAGTGCTCATAAATTAATGAAATGACTTGGTTGCTGACATTGCTTGGCACAAAGAGGATCACCTGGGTGGTACTGGCTAATTTTAATGGAAGAGATAAATCTGTCAGTGGATGTTAGAAATGAAGTTTGATAATTAAACGGTGAAGGTATATGAGTGTTGAAGTGCGAAGAAATCTAAGTTCTTATAACAGCGATATGTGAAGGGTTGGACTAACATGGTAGTATCGGTTATTGAATTATTCACTGAATTAAAGGTTTTTAAGTGGGTCAAAGCATTCCTAGTTCGAAAGATCAAACCGTACATCCCAGATGACTTACAGTGATCTGCCGATGAAAGCCTAATTGTCTTTAGAGAAGGGTAATAACATATTTGGGTCCGTCGACATTGAAAGTTTGATTTGATAGGTAAAGAATTTTGGTATCTACTTTCACTGTTTTGGAAGGGATTTGGTTGGAAGAGAAGTCATGACGTTTTCATGAGTGAGAGGAATCATGGGATTTGCAGGGTACAGAACTTTGCACTTTTCTTAGCATGGATTTGTGCGTTCAGGGATGATCAGATTCACTGTTACCATCTTATCAATGGGATT
Coding sequences within it:
- the LOC105032753 gene encoding secretory carrier-associated membrane protein 1, with translation MAGRYDSNPFDEEEVNPFADPAVRGKAAGQSNYGGGPFYTTHPGSVPPASNSRLSPLPPEPADFYSDRSATVDIPLDTSTKDLKKKEKELQAKEAELNKREKELKRREEAAARAGIVIEEKNWPPFFPIIHHDIANEIPIHLQRLQYFAFASLLGLTICLFWNIIAVTTAWIKGQGVKIWLLAIIYFISGVPGAYVLWYRPLYRAMRTDSALRFGWFFLFYLLHIGFCIFSAVAPPIIFKGKSLTGILPAVDLISGHALVGIFYFIGFGLFCVESLLSIWVIQQVYMYFRGSGKAAEMKHEAARGAMRAAI